The sequence TTTATATAAGTTGGATAGGTTTTTTTATATTATTATCTATAATTAATATATTTATAGCATTTTCTGGTTATTTTAGTGAATCTCAATGGATATTTTTTAAAACTTGTGGAATTATATTAATAACTTTAATTTTTACAATGTTACAATATTATTTTTTAATAAAAAATTAATGATTCTAATATGAAAGATATAAATAATACTATTCAGCAAATAAAAAAAAGACTTGAGCAATTATCACCATCATATCTTGAAATAATAGATGAATCATCTAAACATAAGAATCATTTAAATAATAGTAATATTGCTGGTCATTTTTGCA comes from Candidatus Kinetoplastibacterium sorsogonicusi and encodes:
- a CDS encoding BolA family protein produces the protein MKDINNTIQQIKKRLEQLSPSYLEIIDESSKHKNHLNNSNIAGHFCIKITSKLFDDKNIIDQHKIVYNALIDLFPKYIHALSIKII